A region of the Panthera leo isolate Ple1 chromosome F2, P.leo_Ple1_pat1.1, whole genome shotgun sequence genome:
CCTTTCAGGAAGCTTGAAGGTCCACTCCTTCTAGGGAGATCCTCCCTTCTGGGAGATCCCACGGGGGCTCCCAGTGCTGCTTCTGGGCAAAGCAGTTAAAGCCCTTTTCTATCCAAGAGCCGTGACCTTTGAGTTTATGTAGAAGCCATGAAAGGATAGGTGAGTTTTACAAATGACAGGGGTGGTGACCAGGCAAATGAAAGGCACCAGACTTTCCTTTACTCCTGTCATTGAAAAGGCCTGCAACATGCCATATTCAATAACCTAGCTGCCCCCAGGAGACTAACAGGCCTTCCCATTGAGCCATCtaaagggagggtggggaggaatttCTCCACTACTCAGGAAAACCATCCCCGGAGATCGACAAGTTCCCAACAGGCCAAGACACCACCCTTACCTCCAAACGCTTCCTGAGACCAACACAGACTTGCCCTTATTTACAAATCAAATGCAATTAGAGACCGTCTTTCTTgaactacatacatacatatatatatatatattttaaacaaggaATGCCCTGTCATTTTTTATTAGGAAAAGAAACCACATCCACGAATACCCATTCTCATCCAAGCATCCCACACTGTGATTCTTACTTATGCAGATCGATGCTGCAtaaaccaccatcaccaccatgtaAGCGAGAGGGAAATAACAAAATAGATACTCTGAGGTTCCAACAATTTTCCAGTTTCCCCTGACGCTTCCAGTTGTGCGGTAAATTGTTGGAACTGgagatgataaaattaaaaatgtctttaattcgTATTATTCTTGGCTTTTGATTAATTCCGCtgctagttttgttttcttgcgTTGATAATGCATACCAGTTTTAACAAAgtgcatgcttttaaaaatttttgaactgGCAAGCTAAGATGATCCGTATCTTCTTTCCCACCCACCCCGAAAAAGAAGTTAATATAATTTAGAACGTAGCGTCTAAAGAATATGGTCATGACACATCTGGGATCGAGCCTGCTTATGGAGCATGCTTGATTTGGCAGAATGGTAAATCAAAAGCCTCgtgggttttgttttcctgtttttgtttggaAGCAGCTGAAAGCAGGTTCTTAACAGAACTGTGtcgtggaaaagaaaaattaatacctgCCACTTTCCGCTTTGTCGcacgatacacacacacacacacgggtacACGGGCGTGTGCACTCACTCACACACCATCCGCGCACGCACACCCACCCAGTGCTCGGGAGGACGAGAGGGAGGAAGTTAGGGCAGACAGCACGTCGGTGGTCCCTGGCCGGCTGGCAGCCTGGGGGGCAACTTTGGGTCGGGTATATTCTCTCAGCTCTGCCTGGTGGTCTTGGTCTGACACCTGTCCTGGGAGAGCCACCCCAGAGGtggggcaggctggggaggggtgtAAGGCATTCTTcgctgggaaggaaggaaggaaggaagggaagaaggaatccATGCTTCATGCTCAGACGCGAGTCTCAGAGGGAGTCGGGCCTTTCTCTCCCCTTGGGCCTGCTCTGTCTCgccgggggcggtgggggaggatGTGAaacctggggggggaggggaaaggaaggagggaaggtaaTCGTGACGATGACCATCACAACCAAGGATGCTCGGAACGAATAAATGAGAACGAAAAGACGAGGTGGGCCGGTGGCACTTGACGTCAAGGAGGACAAGCGACTTTTCCCGCCTGCCCGGCACGCCCCGCACCCTAAACGGACTTCCGCCGTCGCATCAGCCTGTGGTTGTCGGTAAAGCTGTGTAACCCGGGGGAGGTGGagctgatgggggaggggaagaggctgTTTTTCAACGTGCTTGGTGAGATCTCCTCGATCTTGTACGAGATGGAGTGGAAGTAGTGGGGGGCGAGCTTGGCGCTGAAGGAGTTCTGCTGGGCGGCCGGGCGGCCCCCGTACTCCTGCGGGCGGTAGCAGGTGCAGGAGCACACGTACTGCAGGTCCGGCGCGTCCGCCTTGTAGCGGGGCCGGCCCTGCCGCGCCTCCTCGGGGATGTGGATGACCATGCTGTTGCGGTTCCCAGCCAGGGACGCCCTCTCCTCGGCGTCCCGTCGCTCGTCCTCGCTGTTCATGGTCAAGAACCTGAGGACCACCAGGTTGAGGAAGGCGCCGATGACCGTCAGCCCCACCAGGATGTACATGAAGCTGAAGGCCACGTAGAGCGGCTTCTTCTGCAGGGCGCCCTTGGTCTGCAGGGCCACGTAGTCCCCGAACCCGATGGTAGTCAACGTGATGAAACAGTAGTAATAGGCGTGGAAAAAACTCCACTCCTCGCACTGGGAGAACGCGGCCGCGCCGATGCACAGCGTCCCCATGCAGGAGAAGAAGCCCACGGTCACCATGTTCTCCATGGACACCTCCGTGTTGCGCATGCCGCAGCACCTCTTGATACGCTTCAGCAGGTAGCGCACAAAGGTGTTCATCCGCTCGCCCAGGCTCTGGAACATGACCAGTGTCAGCGGGATGCCCAGCACCGCGTAGAACATGCAGAAGGCCTTGCCCGCGTCGGTGCCCGGGGCCGCGTGCCCATAACCTGAGGGGAGGGGTGAGAAAACAGGGAGAAGGCGTGAGGAGAGGCCCTGTGAGCTCTGGGGTGGGGTCGCACTTGGGCATCTccgttggggtgggggtggggctgggacagacagggagggagagaggacaaggGCGAGCCGGGGAAGAGAGGTcgctggaggctggggctgggaagaCGGTGGAGGccgggagaggtggggagacGAACAAGGAAGAATCGGTCAAGGGTCCTTTGcaattcgggggggggggggggggagggacttGGGGCGGTTCATCTGGGGCCGTTCAGAGGGGTGCGGAGGGCCTTTCCCTGCTCCTCTTAGAGCAAAGCAAAGCTTGAAAAGGAAAAGCCGCACACTCACTAACGAGAAGACTGCAGAAGGAGTGAGCCCAAGGGAGAATAACACATATGCCCACCATGCAACACCAGTGCTGCTGCCTCTCTGCTGAGTCCTGGTCCTACGGTGCCTTGTTCTGACCTCCTAAGAGCCTTCCAAACCCGGCACGACGAGTCCAACACCAAGGGCGGGAAAACTGAGTCAGTTACTTAATAGCAGGATAACTTGATCTCTTCAGAGCTGGAATTTGAGCCCAGAGTTTTCAGGCACCAAGAATAAGGCAGAGATGTTGACAAGAGGAGTCATTGCAGAGTGGAATATACACACCATGATAGCAAAGACTCGTATCCACTTTGTTCACGGTTGGatccccgcacccccccaccaacccacccacccacccacccaaggtGATAGGTAGCAGGTAGAATATTGAACAAATGAAGGAATAACATTGTGCCACTGTGTGAATGGGGGCTTCTCAGGAACGAGGGGACCAAATAATCCTTCCAGACCTCCCATGTGtaagtgcttctcaaactcttcatGCAACTTCATCCATCCCGTGTCAACTTTACAGAGTTGAGCTGTATCTTCCTCACATTCTGAATGAAGATGGCAGTGCTTGAAGGGTGAAGGTACCTGCCAGGGTCATTCAGCTAGTTAGTGATCATGTGAGAGCCAGGATAGGGTCCGCACAATATGGCAGAAAGAACATGAGACTCGGGAGGCTCTAGTTCAAATTCTGGAACTAATACtgtccaggaaaaaaacaaacaaaccctgaatCATGGGGCGGTATTTAGACTGAGACCTTCCAACACGTCAAATCCTGCCCCATCAAGAAAGGCTTCCCTGATGTTACCCCGAGCCATTATGGGCCCATAGCTCTTTAATCATGTACACTATCTTGGGCACCAACCCTTCCCAACCCTGGTTTCTTCGTGTTACTATCATCCCATGCAAGTCCCAGTCCCCACTGGGACTGGGTTGTGCAGATCTGCTGAGTCAGCACCTAGTCAGGGCCTGGTACCTCCGTAGGGACCAACCAGGCCCCCAGACCTccacctgccccttctcccccataGGAAACAGTCTGACTACTCAAGCCCCCAGCTCTCTACCAGGGCCACATCACTTAGGGTCagcttgtctgtctctcccctggcGTGAATCTGTGCATGCCCTACCTGCCCCAAGGGCCCTAATCTTGCTAGAGCAGTGGCCTCCTATGCTTGCCTCCAGGGCGCCTTCTCTTCATCCTCTCTGGCCGTCAATCCCACTGGGCCAGCACGGAGCTCCAACCCCTCAGAAACCCCATCGTCCTTGCACAAGAGGGAAAATGACAGGACAAAGTTGGAGTCAGGCCAGAAAGGctaaaatgggaaagagaaagccGAGGGGGAGAGCAACCAAGATAGTAACAGAAATCCAACCTGAAGAACAGAGCAAaagcagattaaaaataaattctcaaagCCTCAGAGACCTTTAGGAAAATATCAAAAGGCATCCCagcaagaccaaaaaaaaaaaaaaaaagtgaatagcCAAAATGGAccaaatttggtgaaagacacagatttacagattcaagaagcccAGTGAACTCCAAGTGCGAGAACTACAAAGAAAACCAGCCATCAGAGCCAAACTGCTAGAAACCAGAGAGAGAAGTCTTGAAGGCAGCCAGAAAGAAACAAGACATCACACGGAAAACCATCTCAATACTCCTCCTTCTAATCATAAGCAATAGGAGCTAGGAAACCGTGAACGAACATCTTTATGGagcttgaaacaaacaaaaaaagactggTAACTTGGAATTGTGCATCCACAGAAAACAGCATTTAAGAGTGACGTCAAGGGACaccaatcagttaagcgtccgacttcggctcagttcatgatctcacggttcatgagtccgagccccacaccgggctttccacagtcagcacagagcccgtttcacatcctctgtccccctctccctttgcccctcccctgcttactctctctcaaaaataacaaaaataattctaaagaatGAAGTCAAAGCACATTTTAACATGAAAGAAAACTTGTTCCCAGTAGATCTGCACGGCACAATTACTAAAGGAAGCTCTTCTTCCTAGAGGGAAAGGGTACCAGATGGAGGCTTAGGTCTTCAGGAAAGAATGAGGCACATCTCGGTAAACAAGTGggtttatatttatacaaaatgtaAGGGTGGGAGTCCCACTATGTCTCCATATAGCTCACCTGCGTGGcagataccaaagccagatgGATGGTGGGGAAACAGTAGATTGTTGGACACGTAGAAAGTTGGTGATGTTAGCTGATGGCTCTGGATGCAATCTATTTACTACAGGAGACCAATGATGCATCTGCTGGGTCAAAAGCTGCTCATGGGGTTCCCGGGCCCCACCCACACCTGTCAGCAGTGATGGTCAGAAGCCGTTTCCTTCACGTGGCCCCGGGGAACAGCAGCCCCAAGCCCGTGGCAGGGTGGTTCAGTTCTCCGGCCATCTGTCCTGCTGCATAAGGAAAGCACTTCCTCATTCTGGCGCCCCCACGGCCTATCCCACTGCTCCATTACAGTGGTGACACACAGCAGTCAGGTGCAGGTGTCGTCGAGTGTGGGAGATGGATGCCCCCGGAGGGCAGGACCTTCCGAGGAGGAGACAGCCAGGCAGGACCTCTTCAACAGCCTGCTGTCTGGCTTCCAGTTAGGTCGCCAGGAGGCCAGAAGAAGACCAGGACCTTGGTCATGAGCCTCATCTGCCAGCAGCCTCACAGCCTCGAGCCACTCTCCACAGTCCCAGCAATGCGGACCGCACCCTGCCAGGGAGCCACGCCCTCCCTGGTGGCTTTCCCTCTGCCAGACTCACCCTTTCCAGAAGAGTCTATAAACAGCCCATTAATTGATTGCTCGAACTGAGAGTGCTGCTTCCTGCACAGGCCCCAACCGACACACCGCATGTATTCTCCACCGGACCCGCTTCCTGTCTCTGCTGTGACACAACACTACAACCAGGTGTACAAATAACCACGTGTGCATGTAAAGTACGCACAAGCTATCTGTGGAACACACAAGGGCAGCGTCTACGGGTACATCACACAGGACGTCCACAGCACAGAGGGGAACTTTGTGACCAGCGTGAACGTGTGGGTAGAATGACCATGTGTACGCGGAACGGGACCCATAACCACCTACATTACACTGATACCCAAAAGGCACATACGCTATATTCCTAGCACACCCGCGTTCAAGGACACGTTCTGTCTGTGCAATATGTGTGTGTAGAGCCGCTCAATGCACAGGACGGGTACACTCTGTTCCTGTATATGCTGCAGGGATTACATGCAAGGATTTGAAATTCAACAGCATCCACGCGATCTATGAGCTACACGTatgagaggaaaggagagcaCGTGCGCCAGACGTTGGGAAGGCCATTGCTCCTTCCCCAGAGAACGAGGCATAAATCTCTGGGGTCTCACTGAACCTGTGTGACAGTTCAGGCCCTGAAAGACGGGGTTTTCCGTCCATGTGTGAACGAGTGCACCCCGGCCTCCCTGGGTTGGGCGCCATATTCATTCAACGATTCTTGTGTTTTCTGTCCAGACTGGTGACTGCGCACCAGGACCTGTGCTTGTCACGGGGATCCACAGGGACTTCTCCCAAAATCTCCCAAGGGGCTCTAGTCAGCCAGCCTgggcccagggccctgcccaATGCCTGGCACGATGGGTCCTGGGAAGTTGAGGGCAGATGGGTGTCCAGGCCACCAAGGACCTCCAGGC
Encoded here:
- the KCNK9 gene encoding potassium channel subfamily K member 9 — encoded protein: MKRQNVRTLSLIVCTFTYLLVGAAVFDALESDHEMREEEKLKAEEIRIKGKYNISAEDYRQLELVILQSEPHRAGVQWKFAGSFYFAITVITTIGYGHAAPGTDAGKAFCMFYAVLGIPLTLVMFQSLGERMNTFVRYLLKRIKRCCGMRNTEVSMENMVTVGFFSCMGTLCIGAAAFSQCEEWSFFHAYYYCFITLTTIGFGDYVALQTKGALQKKPLYVAFSFMYILVGLTVIGAFLNLVVLRFLTMNSEDERRDAEERASLAGNRNSMVIHIPEEARQGRPRYKADAPDLQYVCSCTCYRPQEYGGRPAAQQNSFSAKLAPHYFHSISYKIEEISPSTLKNSLFPSPISSTSPGLHSFTDNHRLMRRRKSV